From Dictyoglomus sp., one genomic window encodes:
- a CDS encoding nitroreductase family protein, protein MKEVINVIKSRVSIRSYLDKEIPKEILEDLIDCARLAPSGYNKQPWTFLVVTDKELKDKLAEICTYGRFLKEAGAGILIFCEKDAELALEDACAAAENIIISAQAYGLGTCWINSYKKPHSEEVKKLVNCPDNLELMVILAVGYPKEIPQRPKKKELSEVLKWQKF, encoded by the coding sequence ATGAAAGAAGTGATAAATGTTATTAAATCAAGAGTTAGCATAAGAAGTTATTTAGACAAAGAGATTCCCAAAGAAATTCTAGAGGACCTTATTGACTGTGCAAGACTTGCACCTTCGGGATATAACAAACAACCATGGACCTTTCTAGTGGTTACTGATAAAGAGTTAAAAGATAAACTAGCAGAAATTTGTACTTACGGAAGATTCCTAAAGGAGGCAGGAGCAGGAATTCTTATTTTTTGTGAGAAAGATGCAGAGCTTGCTTTAGAAGATGCCTGTGCAGCAGCGGAAAATATAATAATATCTGCTCAAGCCTATGGTCTCGGAACTTGCTGGATAAATTCATATAAAAAACCTCATTCCGAAGAAGTTAAAAAATTAGTAAATTGTCCAGACAATTTAGAACTTATGGTTATATTAGCAGTAGGATATCCCAAGGAAATTCCTCAAAGACCAAAGAAAAAAGAGCTATCAGAAGTATTGAAATGGCAGAAATTTTAG
- a CDS encoding SDR family oxidoreductase has product MKFLVTGGAGFIGSHIVEELVKEGGKVIVLDNLSTGKEENLNFIRNKIIFIKGDIRDLELLLSITKNVDYIFHEAALTSVVESIENPEKCNEVNITGTLRVFIAGLKNQVKRIIYASSSAVYGNDPITPKKEDMKLEPISPYAISKYVGELYMKFFYEIYKLEIVSLRYFNVYGPRQDPNSPYSAVIPKFITSLLKKEPPTIYGDGEQTRDFIFVEDVVSANIQAIRGKGIEGKIFNISSGKRISIKELFLKLKELIKVDVEPIYAPERRGEVRDSMGDITLAKKHLSWTPKFSLDEGLKKTIEWYRKII; this is encoded by the coding sequence ATGAAGTTCTTAGTTACTGGGGGCGCTGGTTTTATTGGATCCCACATTGTGGAAGAGCTGGTGAAAGAAGGGGGAAAGGTTATTGTTCTTGATAACCTTTCAACGGGAAAAGAAGAAAACTTAAATTTCATAAGGAACAAGATTATCTTTATAAAGGGCGATATAAGAGATTTAGAATTACTTTTATCCATTACAAAAAATGTTGATTATATATTCCATGAGGCTGCGCTAACTTCTGTTGTTGAATCTATAGAAAATCCAGAAAAATGTAATGAAGTAAATATAACAGGAACTTTAAGGGTATTTATAGCTGGATTGAAAAATCAAGTTAAGAGAATAATATATGCCTCTTCTTCAGCAGTATATGGAAATGACCCTATAACTCCTAAAAAAGAAGATATGAAATTAGAACCTATTTCTCCCTATGCCATAAGTAAATACGTGGGAGAACTTTATATGAAATTTTTCTATGAAATTTATAAGTTAGAAATAGTCTCTCTAAGGTATTTTAATGTATATGGACCAAGACAAGATCCAAACTCTCCCTATTCTGCAGTGATTCCTAAGTTTATAACTTCTCTTCTTAAAAAGGAACCCCCTACTATATATGGAGATGGAGAACAAACCAGAGACTTTATATTTGTAGAAGACGTGGTCTCTGCAAATATTCAAGCAATAAGAGGAAAAGGAATAGAGGGAAAAATATTTAATATCTCAAGTGGTAAAAGAATAAGTATTAAGGAACTTTTTCTTAAACTAAAGGAACTTATAAAAGTAGATGTGGAACCTATATATGCTCCTGAAAGGAGAGGAGAAGTAAGAGATTCCATGGGGGATATAACTTTAGCTAAAAAGCATCTTTCATGGACTCCTAAATTTTCTTTAGATGAGGGACTTAAAAAGACTATAGAGTGGTATAGAAAAATTATTTGA
- a CDS encoding Gfo/Idh/MocA family oxidoreductase, which produces METKGGWNFPFPDEDWIRGYPQEMRDFVECVLYDRDPISDFELAKDTVKVIYAGYTSSEEGVRVKI; this is translated from the coding sequence ATTGAGACAAAAGGAGGATGGAACTTCCCTTTTCCTGATGAGGATTGGATAAGAGGCTATCCCCAAGAGATGAGAGATTTTGTAGAGTGTGTTTTATATGATAGAGATCCTATTTCTGATTTTGAGTTGGCAAAGGATACTGTAAAGGTAATTTATGCAGGATACACATCTTCTGAGGAAGGAGTGAGAGTTAAAATATGA
- a CDS encoding RluA family pseudouridine synthase — MAEILDFKLRIIYEDNHLLVVEKLPGILVQGDSTKRTTLIEVAKRYIKEKYKKPGNVFLGIVHRLDRVTSGIVVFARTSKSAKRLSESFRERKIEKIYLAICEGNIAKEEGKLRNWLSWDENKHKTQIFDNLVPQSKEALTYYKVLNRFKNLSLVLLLPQTGRKHQLRVQLSHIGHPILGDKKYNAKRKFIKDYIALHCFKLKLEHPIKKEIMEFKINPPSFWNNLFPMIHEIVEKI, encoded by the coding sequence ATGGCAGAAATTTTAGATTTTAAGCTAAGAATAATTTATGAAGACAACCATCTTTTGGTAGTGGAAAAATTGCCTGGTATTTTAGTACAAGGAGATTCAACAAAGAGAACCACTCTTATTGAAGTTGCAAAAAGATATATCAAAGAAAAGTATAAAAAGCCTGGAAATGTATTTTTGGGGATTGTTCATCGCTTAGATAGAGTAACTTCTGGAATCGTTGTTTTTGCTCGCACTTCAAAATCTGCAAAAAGGCTTTCAGAATCCTTTAGGGAACGTAAAATAGAAAAAATTTATCTTGCTATTTGCGAAGGAAATATAGCAAAGGAAGAGGGGAAATTAAGAAATTGGCTTTCTTGGGATGAAAATAAACATAAAACTCAGATTTTTGATAATCTAGTACCCCAAAGCAAAGAGGCTTTAACTTATTATAAAGTTCTTAATAGATTTAAGAATCTTAGTTTAGTATTACTTTTGCCACAAACAGGAAGAAAACATCAGTTAAGAGTTCAGCTTTCTCATATAGGTCATCCTATATTAGGAGATAAAAAATACAATGCAAAGAGAAAATTTATAAAAGATTATATAGCTTTACATTGTTTTAAACTAAAGTTAGAACATCCTATAAAAAAGGAAATTATGGAGTTTAAAATAAATCCTCCCTCTTTTTGGAATAACTTATTTCCAATGATCCATGAAATAGTTGAGAAAATTTAG
- a CDS encoding FAD-binding protein, which translates to MKRIKGDVIVIGAGGAGLRSALSAYEKNPNLKTVLISKKPIGLGGVTANAFSDRMAFHATLSYTLPLEKNYLYHAMDIYRIGGEVSDYNLAEILAKNSESAINYLISLGVPFVKTSDGRIDQFLTDGSEFPRACYVGPNTSIEISKALIRRLKETKIEIYENLMVYDFILKEDRVIGAKAIDINTQERFIIQGRAFILATGGAGELYYQNVFTSEMTGDGYAMALRAGAELVNMEFMQIGICHPNILFAESGSMFRALPKIVDEKGREFLLDYLSEDDKKNLCVLEFKKGAHWPVSFESPTKVIDLAIYFHIQKGHKVFMNFMENPSYLSYENIPEEILKWSEKIGKEVFRDTLPYERLKIINPQIIEWLKNYNIDLSKDLLPIQNALQHFQGGVKIKENASTNLKGLFAVGECAGGQHGANRPGGNSLLDTQVFGKIAGERAIDYAEKVEFIEISDLEEEIPSKGIPAKIARKKIKDIISQYGFLVRIEDDIKKGLTEIKELRKEGISLDEEGLSYYYETINMLDVAEVILNAILIRDESRGPHLRFKRFEPPVMEFLPKNPNWNKYIVFYKKDNQLKFEIREPVRPREEYES; encoded by the coding sequence ATGAAAAGGATTAAGGGAGATGTAATAGTAATTGGAGCAGGAGGGGCGGGACTTCGATCTGCTCTTTCTGCTTATGAGAAAAATCCTAATTTAAAAACTGTTCTTATATCTAAAAAACCTATTGGTCTAGGTGGGGTTACTGCAAATGCCTTTTCCGATAGAATGGCTTTTCATGCTACCTTATCCTATACTTTGCCTCTGGAGAAAAATTATCTCTATCATGCTATGGATATTTATAGAATCGGAGGTGAAGTCTCTGATTATAATTTAGCAGAAATTTTAGCTAAAAATAGTGAATCTGCAATTAACTATCTGATATCCCTTGGAGTTCCCTTTGTAAAAACCTCTGATGGAAGAATCGACCAGTTTCTTACCGATGGATCTGAATTTCCCAGAGCCTGTTATGTGGGACCAAATACTTCTATAGAAATTTCCAAGGCATTAATAAGAAGATTAAAAGAAACAAAGATTGAGATTTATGAAAATTTAATGGTTTATGATTTTATTTTAAAAGAAGATAGAGTTATAGGCGCAAAGGCTATAGATATTAATACTCAAGAAAGATTTATTATTCAAGGTAGGGCATTTATTTTAGCTACTGGCGGTGCAGGAGAACTATACTATCAAAATGTCTTTACTTCTGAGATGACAGGAGATGGCTATGCAATGGCATTGAGAGCTGGAGCTGAGCTTGTAAATATGGAGTTTATGCAGATTGGCATATGCCATCCTAATATTCTTTTTGCAGAATCAGGAAGTATGTTTAGAGCTTTGCCAAAAATTGTTGATGAAAAGGGAAGAGAGTTCTTATTAGATTATCTTTCTGAAGACGATAAGAAAAATCTTTGTGTTCTAGAGTTTAAGAAAGGTGCCCATTGGCCTGTTTCTTTTGAATCTCCAACAAAGGTAATAGATCTTGCTATTTATTTTCATATTCAAAAAGGGCATAAGGTATTCATGAATTTTATGGAGAATCCTTCCTATTTATCTTATGAAAATATTCCTGAAGAAATTTTAAAATGGAGTGAGAAAATAGGAAAAGAAGTTTTTAGAGATACTCTTCCATATGAAAGATTAAAAATTATTAATCCTCAAATTATTGAATGGCTAAAAAATTATAATATAGATCTTTCAAAGGATCTACTTCCCATCCAAAATGCCCTTCAACACTTTCAAGGCGGAGTAAAGATAAAAGAGAATGCAAGTACGAATTTAAAAGGGCTATTTGCAGTAGGAGAATGTGCAGGAGGACAGCATGGTGCCAATCGTCCGGGTGGAAATTCCCTCTTAGATACCCAAGTATTTGGGAAAATTGCAGGAGAAAGAGCTATAGATTATGCGGAAAAGGTAGAATTTATAGAAATCTCTGATCTTGAAGAAGAAATCCCTTCAAAGGGTATTCCTGCTAAAATAGCAAGAAAGAAGATAAAAGATATAATTTCTCAATATGGATTTTTAGTAAGAATTGAGGATGATATTAAAAAAGGTTTAACAGAAATTAAAGAGCTAAGAAAGGAAGGAATATCTCTAGACGAAGAAGGATTGTCTTATTATTATGAAACCATAAATATGTTAGATGTTGCAGAGGTAATCCTCAATGCTATTTTAAT
- a CDS encoding class I SAM-dependent rRNA methyltransferase, with the protein MKERTKVILKRNIHKKIVRGSPWIYDNEILKIEGKISPGDIVDIYDFSKSFLGKGYINPHSKIRVRVLSRKEEEIDKDFFKNRILQAWEYRKKLVDTRSCRVVFAEADFIPGLIVDKFEDVLVIQTLSLGIDRFKETIVEVLDELFQPRGIYERNDVPVRELEGLPQTKGFLKGNFDTQVEIEENGLKIIVDIEKGQKTGYFLDQRENRLALRGLVDGAEVLDVFSYTGSFALHALKFGAEKVVVVDSSNFALELAKKNTEINGFSNKVEFIEENAFDLLRKFQKEGRFFDVVILDPPAFAKSQKDLENAIRGYKEINLRAMKIIRDGGFLITCSCSQHVTLEIFQNIIESAGYDANRILRLIDFRYQAKDHPILLSHPESLYLKCGIYQVLKK; encoded by the coding sequence ATGAAAGAAAGAACAAAAGTTATTTTAAAAAGAAATATTCACAAAAAAATTGTTCGTGGAAGTCCTTGGATTTATGATAATGAAATTTTAAAAATTGAAGGAAAAATTTCTCCTGGAGACATTGTGGATATTTATGATTTCAGTAAAAGTTTTTTAGGGAAAGGATATATTAATCCTCATTCTAAAATAAGAGTAAGGGTATTATCAAGAAAAGAGGAAGAGATAGATAAGGACTTTTTTAAAAATAGGATTCTTCAGGCATGGGAATATAGAAAAAAATTAGTAGATACTCGATCCTGTAGAGTAGTTTTTGCGGAAGCAGATTTTATTCCTGGTCTTATTGTAGATAAATTTGAAGATGTCCTAGTAATTCAAACTCTCTCCCTGGGTATAGATAGATTTAAAGAAACAATAGTAGAAGTTCTTGATGAACTCTTTCAACCTAGGGGAATATATGAAAGAAATGATGTACCTGTAAGAGAATTGGAAGGACTTCCTCAAACAAAAGGATTTCTAAAAGGAAATTTTGATACCCAAGTAGAAATAGAAGAAAATGGATTAAAGATAATTGTAGATATAGAAAAGGGACAAAAAACAGGATATTTCTTAGATCAAAGAGAAAATAGACTTGCTTTAAGAGGATTAGTGGATGGTGCTGAGGTTCTTGATGTTTTTTCTTATACAGGATCCTTTGCTCTTCATGCTTTAAAGTTTGGTGCAGAAAAAGTAGTAGTTGTAGACTCTTCAAATTTTGCCTTAGAACTTGCAAAGAAAAATACAGAAATAAACGGTTTTTCAAATAAAGTCGAATTTATTGAAGAAAACGCTTTTGATCTTCTGAGAAAGTTTCAAAAAGAAGGGAGGTTTTTTGATGTAGTTATCCTTGATCCTCCTGCTTTTGCAAAATCCCAGAAAGATTTAGAAAATGCTATAAGAGGATATAAAGAAATAAACCTAAGAGCCATGAAGATAATTAGAGATGGAGGATTTTTAATTACTTGCTCTTGTTCTCAGCATGTAACTCTAGAAATATTTCAAAATATAATTGAATCTGCAGGCTATGATGCTAATAGAATATTAAGACTAATAGATTTTAGATATCAAGCAAAGGATCATCCTATTCTTTTATCCCATCCAGAATCCTTATATTTAAAATGTGGTATATATCAAGTATTAAAGAAATAA